In Vibrio coralliilyticus, the following are encoded in one genomic region:
- a CDS encoding IS4 family transposase, translating into MSIQHFFADFLEENPVDVAQLTTFSEHIPDAWVAKAASLSDKATIRRRRLPSDMVLWLIVGMAFFRNEPIAEVARRMNVCADGLADEELLAKSALTQARQRLGKAAPEWLFKQCGKTWGLERYPDDAWQGLQVFAVDGALFRTADTPELREHFGSGNTSSNRQTPHPVLRVVTMMNVRSHVIVDAAISPYRRGEIPLAMPFINALPDNSVTLLDKGFYGADLLLSLQNSGINRHWLLPARKGVKYTLLDDKESSDMLVEMKVSPQARKKNPRLPEKWTVRAVSYEVQGKSKTVFTSLPREQYDAQSVAELYHERWEIELGYRDIKSSMQHNALVLRSKTVELVYQELWGLLLGYNLVRREASQAAVEHGRLPNEISFKYACQFIASQLKMMSKAVSLGNTPKRLKSLRGDLSILFIDKRPKPNRPRAVKISKTRYPVNRYAAPLK; encoded by the coding sequence ACTTCCTTGAAGAAAACCCTGTTGATGTTGCCCAACTCACCACCTTTTCTGAACACATTCCCGATGCGTGGGTAGCTAAAGCAGCCTCACTGTCCGATAAAGCGACTATCCGTCGACGCCGATTACCGAGCGATATGGTGTTGTGGCTGATTGTGGGTATGGCTTTTTTCCGCAATGAACCCATTGCCGAAGTCGCTCGAAGAATGAATGTCTGTGCTGACGGTTTGGCTGATGAAGAGCTATTGGCAAAGAGCGCCTTAACCCAAGCAAGACAACGCTTAGGCAAAGCAGCACCCGAATGGCTGTTTAAGCAATGTGGGAAAACGTGGGGACTTGAGCGATACCCTGATGATGCATGGCAAGGCTTACAAGTTTTTGCTGTCGATGGCGCTCTTTTTAGAACGGCTGACACACCAGAATTGAGGGAACATTTTGGCTCTGGAAATACGTCTAGCAACAGACAAACACCTCATCCAGTATTGAGAGTTGTGACTATGATGAATGTTCGCTCTCATGTCATCGTTGATGCGGCGATAAGCCCGTATCGCCGAGGTGAAATTCCTCTAGCGATGCCTTTCATCAACGCTCTACCAGACAACTCAGTGACGTTACTGGATAAAGGTTTTTATGGTGCAGATTTACTCCTTTCTCTGCAAAACAGTGGAATAAATAGACACTGGCTTCTCCCTGCAAGGAAAGGAGTCAAATATACTCTACTGGATGATAAAGAAAGCAGTGACATGCTTGTGGAGATGAAGGTCTCACCGCAAGCTCGTAAAAAGAATCCTCGTCTTCCAGAAAAATGGACAGTCAGAGCCGTCAGTTATGAGGTTCAAGGTAAATCCAAAACGGTGTTTACCTCGCTTCCTAGAGAGCAGTATGACGCTCAATCTGTGGCAGAGCTTTATCATGAAAGATGGGAAATCGAATTAGGTTACCGTGACATCAAGAGCTCAATGCAACACAACGCTTTAGTGTTGAGAAGCAAAACAGTCGAACTCGTCTATCAAGAGCTGTGGGGGTTATTACTTGGTTATAACTTGGTGAGACGAGAGGCTAGTCAAGCTGCCGTTGAACACGGACGCTTACCTAATGAAATCAGCTTTAAGTACGCTTGCCAGTTTATAGCCAGCCAGCTCAAAATGATGAGTAAAGCGGTGTCTTTAGGTAACACGCCGAAACGCTTAAAGAGCCTTCGAGGAGATTTATCTATCCTCTTTATAGACAAAC